One region of Rattus norvegicus strain BN/NHsdMcwi chromosome 13, GRCr8, whole genome shotgun sequence genomic DNA includes:
- the Nit1 gene encoding deaminated glutathione amidase isoform X1: MGTFWDNIASLPGSVVASYRKTHLCDVEIPGQGPMRESNYTMPGYALEPPVKTPAGKVGLAICYDMRFPELSLKLAQAGAEILTYPSAFGSVTGPAHWEVLLRARAIESQCYVIAAAQCGRHHETRASYGHSMVVDPWGTVVASCSEGPGLCLARIDLHFLQQMRQHLPVFQHRRPDLYGSLLPLS, from the exons GATCAGTAGTGGCCAGTTACAGGAAGACACATCTATGTGATGTAGAGATCCCAGGTCAGGGGCCTATGAGAGAAAGCAACTATACCATGCCTGGATACGCTCTTGAACCACCTGTCAAGACACCAGCAGGCAAG GTTGGTCTAGCAATCTGTTATGACATGCGGTTCCCTGAACTTTCTCTGAAATTGGCTCAAGCTGGGGCAGAAATACTTACTTATCCTTCAGCCTTTGGATCTGTTACCGGCCCAGCCCACTGGGAG GTGCTGCTGCGGGCCCGCGCCATTGAGTCTCAGTGCTACGTGATAGCAGCAGCACAGTGTGGACGCCACCATGAGACAAGAGCAAGTTACGGCCACAGCATGGTGGTTGACCCCTGGGGCACAGTGGTGGCCAGCTGTTCCGAGGGACCAGGCCTTTGCCTTGCTCGAATTGATCTCCACTTTCTGCAACAGATGCGCCAACACTTGCCTGTGTTCCAGCATCGCAGACCTGACCTTTATGGCAGTCTCCTGCCACTCTcctaa
- the Dedd gene encoding death effector domain-containing protein isoform X1: MAGLKRRASQVWPEERVEQEHGLYSLHRMFDIVGTHLTHRDVRVLSFLFVDVIDDHERGLIRNGRDFLLALERQGRCDESNFRQVLQLLRIITRHDLLPYVTLKKRRAVCPDLVDKYLEETSIRYVTPRALSDPEPRPPQPSKTVPPHYPVVCCPTSGSQMCSKRPARGRTTLGSQRKRRKSVTPDPKEKQTCDIRLRVRAEYCQHETALQGNVFSNKQDPLERQFERFNQANTILKSRDLGSIICDIKFSELTYLDAFWRDYINGSLLEALKGVFITDSLKQAVGHEAIKLLVNVDEEDYELGRQKLLRNLMLQALP; this comes from the exons ATGGCGGGCCTAAAGAGGCGGGCAAGCCAGGTGTGGCCCGAAGAGCGCGTTGAGCAGGAACATGGGCTCTACAGCCTCCACCGCATGTTTGACATCGTGGGCACCCACCTGACACACAGAGATGTTCGAgtgctttccttcctttttgttgatGTTATTGATGACCATGAACGAGGACTTATCCGAAATGGACGTGACTTCTTGTTGGCACTGGAGCGCCAGGGCCGCTGTGATGAGAGTAACTTTCGCCAGGTGCTGCAGCTGCTGCGTATCATCACTCGCCATGACTTGCTGCCCTATGTTACTCTCAAGAAGAGACGGGCTG TGTGCCCTGATCTTGTAGACAAGTATCTGGAGGAAACATCAATTCGCTATGTGACCCCCAGAGCCCTCAGCGATCCAGAACCGAGGCCTCCCCAGCCCTCTAAAACAG TGCCTCCCCACTATCCTGTGGTGTGCTGCCCCACTTCGGGTTCTCAAATGTGTAGTAAGCGGCCAGCCCGAGGGAGAACcacacttgggagtcagagaaAACGCCGGAAGTCAGTGACTCCAGACCCGAAGGAAAAGCAGACATGTG ACATCAGGCTGCGAGTTCGGGCGGAATACTGCCAGCACGAGACTGCTCTGCAAGGCAATGTCTTCTCTAATAAGCAGGACCCACTTGAGCGCCAGTTTGAGCGCTTTAACCAGGCCAACACTATCCTCAAGTCCCGGGACCTGGGCTCCATCATCTGTGACATCAAGTTCTCTGAGCTCACCTACCTCGACGCATTCTGGCGAGACTACATTAATGGCTCATTATTAGAGGCACTGAAAGGCGTTTTCATCACAGACTCTCTCAAGCAAGCTGTGGGCCATGAAGCCATCAAGCTGCTGGTGAACGTGGATGAGGAGGACTATGAGCTGGGCCGACAGAAACTCCTGAGGAACTTGATGCTGCAAGCATTACCCTGA